The nucleotide window CAAGATATTCAAGGGTCATAGCGTTAGATCGAGGGTAATGGCGACCCTTAGGACGTCCTCTTGCACCCCACATTCTATTTCTCACCTCAGATTCACCTTTGAATAGTAAGGTAACCTTTCTTTCTTAACCATTCAGCCTGATTTCTTCTGTATCTCCAGAAGATGTCGCCTCGGTTGTCAAACTGAAAGTCCCAAGGGGAAACCAAGACGATGTCACCTTGTCTAATCCAGAATCGTCTCTTCATCTTACCTCGGATTCTGCAAAGTCTTGTGTGACCGTCTTGGCACTTTACTCTAATTCGGTCGTTACCTAGCATTTGAATGGCTATGCCTAACACGTCACTTGTGGCTGGGAGAACCATATTTCCGAAATTCTCTTCGCTGATGATTTTTCTTTTTCCCATTCTAGTGTTCACTACAATTGGGTGGGTGTTTCTGATTCTTTTATCGCAGTTTTGGTTAGAGCTTTTATGCTATTGAATTGTGAAAGTTCTCCATAACCGACAAGTGTTATTGCTGTTCCCTCGAGTCCCATCCTTGCCGTTCGTCCGATTCGGTGAAAATAAACCAGCGCATCCACTGGAACGTCGTAGTTTATTATGTGTGTTATTCCATGGATATCTAAGCCTCTTGCAGCAATATCAGTTGCAATAAGCAATTTCAGCTTGCCTTTTCTGAATAGATTAATGACGAATTCTCTCTGCGATTGAGTGAAACCAGCGTGTAGAGGTTTCGCGTCATATCCCCGCTCCGTCAGTCTATCTGACAGCATAGTTGTGAAATTACGCGTTCTGCAGAATATTATGGCTCGTTCT belongs to Candidatus Bathyarchaeota archaeon and includes:
- the eif1A gene encoding translation initiation factor eIF-1A gives rise to the protein MGKRKIISEENFGNMVLPATSDVLGIAIQMLGNDRIRVKCQDGHTRLCRIRGKMKRRFWIRQGDIVLVSPWDFQFDNRGDIFWRYRRNQAEWLRKKGYLTIQR